A section of the Candidatus Omnitrophota bacterium genome encodes:
- a CDS encoding DEAD/DEAH box helicase family protein, producing the protein MSSITNEKAFEETIERSLIDHGSYVKGDPDKFNRDLAIDQTVLFQFIKDTQKNVWDSLAAIHGAEVEKKFLYRLNQELDARGMLDCLRHGIIDYGKKFALAYFKPVSKLNPETQKLYNQNILTVTRQVHYSTKDESSIDMLLSVNGLPVATIELKNPFTGQDVDDAKRQYKYDRDERELLFQFKQRALVHFAVDTDVIYMTTRLQGSKTKYLPFNKGYNKGAGNPPNPNGHKTAYLWEEVLVKDSWMDILSRFLHLEVEEKAFEGRKFKIETMIFPRYHQLDSVRQLSMDVITQGAGKNYLIQHSAGSGKSNSIAWLAYHLAGLHDKTDKRIFDSVIVITDRVVLDKQLQDTIYQFEHKSGVVEKIDKDSAQLAQALISGTNIIITTLQKFPFVLDKVSDLPKRNYAVIVDEAHSSQGGESAKKMKDVLSSVDRDEISLDGTDEEDDIEDTIRESMLKRGPRPNLSFFGFTATPKAKTLEFFGQKGIDGKPQPFHLYSMRQAIEERFIHDVLENYTTYQTFFQLSKKIEEDPNVNKKKAARAIARFLTLHPYNLAQKTEVMIEHFRQVTMKKIGGKAKAMVVTASREHVVRYKHEFDRYLKEKGYRDIKVLVAFSGVVLLDGIPPEYSEESMNKYVDKDGKERHIKEKELPEKFSTSEYQILLVAEKYQTGYDEPLLHTMYVDKRLDGVKAVQTMSRLNRICPGKEDTFILDFVNKREDILAAFQPYYEQTQLSDVTDPNKLYDLKAKLDSFKVIYQSDVDAFCAVFFKNKELQTKREHAQLNSIVDVAVERFKAIEKDEHKEDFINTLGVFVRLYAFLAQIMPFQDIELEKFYAYSRLLLKKLPGSDRGERYHLGDEVALEYYRLQKIADGKIQLQKGSGAAIEPISEAGTRKDKEEYAHLSEIIKLLNERFGTDFTEADKLFFDQIEEEMVMDEKLGVQAKTNTIDNFKYGFEDVFIAKLVDRMDQNQDIFNKIMDDKAFAVVVKDYLLKKVYKRLNIEEDVVREAESFLSDLVPDDEITQDQKKSHVRVCTLQAVATSFTEQRTPEVIGWKRLDGVFKLNKDMFIAKVVGKSMEPTIKDGSWCLFRPDQGGSRNGKIVLVESRHITDPETMKSYTIKRYFSEKAVTEDTFQHVKIILRPDNKDFQDIVLENVQEGDFHVVAEFVKVIS; encoded by the coding sequence ATGAGCTCAATTACAAACGAAAAAGCTTTTGAAGAAACCATTGAACGAAGCCTAATTGATCATGGAAGCTATGTTAAGGGCGACCCTGATAAATTCAATCGGGATCTTGCAATTGATCAAACAGTCTTGTTTCAGTTTATCAAGGATACTCAGAAGAATGTTTGGGATAGCTTGGCGGCTATTCATGGCGCTGAAGTAGAAAAGAAGTTTTTATATCGTCTTAATCAGGAATTAGATGCACGTGGAATGCTTGATTGTTTGCGTCATGGTATCATCGATTACGGTAAGAAGTTTGCCCTCGCCTATTTTAAACCTGTCAGCAAATTAAATCCCGAAACGCAAAAGCTTTATAATCAGAATATCCTCACTGTTACGCGTCAGGTTCATTACAGCACAAAAGACGAAAGCTCTATTGATATGCTTTTATCTGTAAATGGCCTTCCTGTGGCTACGATTGAGTTAAAAAACCCATTTACTGGCCAGGATGTTGATGATGCCAAGCGGCAATACAAATATGACCGCGATGAGCGGGAACTATTGTTTCAGTTTAAGCAGCGCGCCCTTGTCCATTTTGCCGTGGATACAGATGTTATTTATATGACTACGCGTCTCCAAGGGAGCAAGACAAAATACCTACCTTTTAATAAGGGCTATAACAAAGGTGCCGGAAATCCGCCAAATCCTAATGGGCATAAGACGGCATATTTATGGGAAGAGGTTTTAGTCAAAGATAGCTGGATGGATATTTTAAGCAGGTTTTTGCATTTAGAAGTAGAAGAAAAGGCTTTTGAGGGCAGGAAATTCAAAATTGAAACCATGATCTTCCCCCGTTATCACCAGCTTGATAGCGTTCGACAGCTTTCTATGGATGTAATTACACAGGGCGCCGGAAAGAATTATTTGATTCAGCATAGCGCAGGAAGCGGCAAGAGTAATTCAATCGCATGGCTTGCCTACCATTTGGCTGGCCTTCACGACAAAACCGATAAACGTATATTTGATTCAGTGATTGTGATTACCGACCGTGTTGTTCTTGATAAGCAGTTACAAGATACGATTTATCAATTTGAACATAAATCAGGAGTGGTTGAGAAGATTGATAAAGATTCCGCGCAATTAGCCCAGGCGCTTATCAGCGGAACGAACATTATTATTACTACGCTCCAAAAGTTTCCTTTTGTTTTGGACAAGGTTAGCGATCTTCCCAAGCGCAATTACGCCGTTATTGTTGATGAGGCGCATAGTTCGCAGGGCGGTGAATCCGCTAAGAAAATGAAAGATGTACTTTCTTCAGTTGATAGAGATGAGATTTCGCTTGATGGGACTGATGAAGAAGATGATATAGAAGATACCATTCGCGAATCTATGCTTAAACGGGGCCCCAGGCCGAATCTGAGCTTCTTTGGCTTTACGGCAACACCCAAGGCAAAAACACTGGAATTCTTTGGCCAAAAAGGCATAGATGGTAAACCTCAACCGTTTCATCTTTATTCCATGCGCCAAGCCATTGAGGAGAGGTTTATCCATGATGTCCTTGAGAATTACACTACCTATCAAACGTTTTTTCAACTATCCAAGAAGATTGAAGAAGATCCGAACGTAAACAAGAAAAAGGCTGCCCGTGCGATTGCGCGCTTTTTGACACTCCACCCCTATAACCTGGCTCAGAAAACCGAGGTTATGATTGAGCACTTCCGGCAGGTTACTATGAAAAAGATTGGCGGTAAGGCCAAGGCGATGGTGGTTACAGCTTCGCGCGAGCATGTGGTGCGATATAAGCATGAATTTGATAGATACCTGAAAGAGAAAGGATATAGAGATATTAAGGTTCTTGTCGCTTTCTCAGGGGTAGTTCTTTTGGATGGCATACCGCCAGAATATTCAGAAGAAAGCATGAATAAATATGTCGATAAAGATGGTAAAGAACGGCACATAAAAGAAAAAGAATTGCCGGAGAAATTCTCAACATCAGAATACCAGATATTGCTTGTTGCGGAGAAATATCAAACCGGGTACGATGAGCCGCTTTTGCACACTATGTATGTGGACAAGCGCCTTGATGGCGTTAAGGCTGTGCAGACCATGAGTCGTTTAAATCGAATCTGTCCGGGCAAAGAAGATACTTTCATCTTGGATTTTGTTAATAAGCGAGAGGATATTTTAGCGGCTTTTCAGCCATATTATGAGCAGACACAATTAAGCGATGTAACCGATCCGAACAAGCTTTATGATCTTAAGGCCAAGCTGGATTCGTTTAAGGTGATATACCAGTCAGATGTTGACGCTTTTTGCGCCGTATTCTTCAAAAATAAAGAATTACAGACAAAACGCGAGCATGCTCAATTAAATTCAATAGTAGATGTGGCGGTTGAGCGGTTTAAGGCAATAGAGAAAGACGAGCATAAAGAGGATTTTATCAATACACTGGGTGTTTTTGTCCGCCTGTATGCGTTTTTGGCGCAGATTATGCCGTTCCAAGATATTGAGCTTGAGAAATTCTACGCTTATTCTCGTCTTTTACTGAAGAAACTTCCGGGGTCTGACCGGGGTGAAAGATATCACCTCGGTGATGAGGTCGCGCTTGAGTATTACCGTTTGCAGAAAATAGCTGATGGCAAGATTCAATTGCAAAAGGGTTCAGGTGCGGCTATTGAGCCGATTTCAGAAGCTGGAACGAGAAAGGATAAAGAAGAATATGCTCACCTATCTGAAATAATCAAACTTCTCAATGAACGGTTTGGAACTGATTTTACCGAAGCCGATAAGCTATTCTTTGATCAGATTGAAGAAGAGATGGTTATGGATGAAAAACTTGGCGTCCAAGCCAAGACCAACACGATAGATAATTTCAAATACGGCTTTGAGGATGTGTTTATTGCAAAGCTTGTTGACCGGATGGATCAGAATCAGGATATCTTCAATAAGATTATGGATGACAAGGCTTTTGCGGTAGTTGTGAAGGATTATTTATTGAAGAAGGTCTATAAGCGATTAAATATTGAAGAAGATGTTGTAAGAGAAGCCGAATCGTTTTTGAGTGATTTGGTTCCCGATGATGAGATAACGCAAGATCAGAAAAAGTCGCATGTTCGAGTCTGCACTCTTCAAGCCGTAGCAACTTCATTTACTGAACAGCGAACGCCCGAAGTAATTGGCTGGAAACGCTTGGATGGCGTCTTTAAACTCAATAAAGATATGTTTATCGCTAAAGTCGTTGGCAAGTCGATGGAGCCGACTATTAAAGACGGCAGTTGGTGTTTATTCCGCCCGGATCAGGGCGGAAGTCGTAACGGTAAGATTGTATTAGTGGAATCGCGGCATATTACTGATCCCGAGACGATGAAAAGTTATACGATTAAGCGTTATTTTAGCGAAAAAGCGGTAACTGAAGATACGTTTCAACATGTAAAAATCATCTTACGCCCAGATAATAAAGATTTTCAAGATATCGTTTTGGAGAATGTTCAAGAGGGCGACTTCCACGTTGTAGCGGAGTTTGTGAAGGTGATTAGTTAA
- a CDS encoding restriction endonuclease subunit S, with translation MKKYPSYKDSGIEWIGQVPKDWQVNRLKTVCTFTYGDSLTNEDRVEGGIPVFGSNGIVGYHNKAITHKPCIVIGRKGSYGKVNFSQAECFPIDTTYFVDDRSAKCDLKWLNYVLPLLELDKFSKDTGVPGLNREDAHDKRVPVPENNVQKVIAEYLDRKTAQINDLIAKKERMIELLKEERTAIINQAVTKGLDPNVEMKDSNTEWLGEIPKHWEVKKLKYLVDKVQTGITPPSERTDYYDDGDIDWYTPGDFQESIRLKNSFRKINRLAIEEGVARIFPPLSVLLIGIGATLGKVGIIEKLSSSNQQINAITFSDKFNPFFGVYYLQAIADTVISLSNASTLAILNQTQTKDILMLVPPLEEQGKIFKYIQSVELRHSEIVNKEQKQIDLLKEYRTALISEVVTGKVDVREYAA, from the coding sequence ATGAAAAAATATCCGTCATATAAAGATTCGGGAATTGAGTGGATTGGACAAGTGCCAAAGGATTGGCAGGTTAATCGTTTGAAAACGGTTTGCACTTTTACCTATGGAGATTCTTTGACAAATGAGGATCGAGTTGAAGGCGGTATTCCGGTCTTTGGTTCAAATGGAATTGTCGGCTATCACAACAAAGCGATTACGCATAAGCCATGCATTGTCATTGGACGCAAAGGTTCATATGGTAAAGTTAATTTTTCACAAGCAGAGTGTTTCCCTATCGATACTACTTACTTTGTTGACGACCGTTCAGCAAAATGTGATTTGAAATGGCTTAATTATGTTTTGCCGCTTTTAGAGCTCGATAAGTTTTCTAAGGACACTGGGGTTCCGGGGCTTAATCGGGAAGATGCGCATGACAAAAGAGTGCCAGTGCCTGAAAATAATGTTCAAAAAGTTATTGCTGAATATCTCGACCGCAAGACCGCGCAGATTAATGACCTTATTGCTAAGAAAGAGCGGATGATTGAGCTTCTCAAGGAGGAGCGCACAGCGATTATCAATCAGGCGGTTACCAAAGGGCTTGATCCTAACGTGGAGATGAAAGATTCTAACACCGAATGGCTAGGAGAGATTCCGAAGCATTGGGAGGTGAAAAAACTAAAATATCTTGTTGATAAAGTTCAAACAGGAATAACGCCACCTTCAGAACGTACTGACTATTATGATGACGGTGACATTGATTGGTATACGCCAGGCGATTTTCAAGAGTCGATTCGGTTAAAAAATTCTTTTCGAAAAATCAATAGATTAGCTATCGAAGAAGGAGTTGCGAGAATATTCCCGCCGCTCTCTGTCTTATTAATCGGAATTGGAGCTACGTTGGGTAAAGTCGGTATCATTGAAAAGCTATCAAGTTCTAACCAGCAGATAAACGCTATAACATTTTCGGATAAATTCAATCCATTTTTTGGTGTTTACTATTTACAGGCAATAGCTGATACAGTCATAAGTCTTTCAAATGCTTCTACTCTCGCCATTCTGAATCAGACGCAGACGAAAGATATTCTTATGTTGGTGCCACCCTTAGAAGAACAAGGCAAGATTTTTAAATATATTCAATCGGTTGAGCTTAGACATTCCGAAATTGTTAATAAAGAACAAAAGCAGATAGATTTATTAAAAGAATATCGCACTGCTTTGATTTCCGAGGTAGTAACGGGTAAAGTAGATGTTCGGGAGTACGCCGCATGA